Proteins co-encoded in one Marinobacter gudaonensis genomic window:
- a CDS encoding transporter has protein sequence MNSTALYLLPVLTVAFALPAASEEASDGASAAAQSAANTTRQGGQDQATDIASITVDRGIVTRPGRLTIEPSFSYAHSNSTQVAVEGYTVIPALLVGLINISEIQRDVLVGALSLKYGFTSRFEASLRVPYLKIDEDLREREAFQGTPVDTLRESSGDGLGDVELAFRYQINDGLDGWPYIIGVIRAKAPTGEGPYDVDRETIVDSQGNPIGVELAERPTGSGYWAFEPGLSFIYPSDPAVLFGNLSYVWTREENEGPDNGGKVDAGDVIRFGFGMGFAFNERTSFSLSYDHSIIRKTAIELDNNLFDANFDRIHVGTLSFGLSQRLSPDASLNLSVGVGVTDSAPNTEITLRLPFSL, from the coding sequence ATGAACAGCACAGCGCTCTATCTGCTACCGGTGTTAACCGTCGCCTTCGCGTTGCCGGCGGCGTCGGAGGAGGCGAGCGACGGCGCCAGCGCCGCGGCACAGTCGGCTGCAAACACCACCCGCCAGGGCGGACAGGATCAGGCCACCGACATTGCCTCGATAACCGTGGACCGGGGTATCGTCACCCGTCCCGGGCGCCTGACCATCGAGCCCTCCTTCTCCTACGCACACAGTAACTCGACGCAAGTCGCCGTTGAGGGATACACCGTGATACCCGCCCTGCTGGTGGGCCTGATCAATATCTCCGAGATACAGCGGGACGTTCTGGTGGGCGCGCTGTCCCTGAAGTACGGTTTTACCAGCCGCTTCGAGGCGTCGCTGCGAGTGCCCTACCTCAAGATTGACGAGGATCTGCGGGAGCGGGAGGCCTTTCAGGGCACCCCGGTTGATACGCTGCGCGAGTCCTCCGGTGACGGACTGGGCGATGTCGAACTGGCATTCCGTTACCAGATCAATGACGGGCTGGACGGCTGGCCCTACATTATTGGCGTGATTCGCGCGAAAGCGCCCACGGGCGAGGGACCCTACGACGTGGATCGGGAGACCATTGTCGACAGCCAGGGCAATCCTATCGGGGTGGAGCTGGCCGAACGGCCAACGGGCTCCGGATACTGGGCCTTCGAACCCGGGTTGTCCTTTATCTACCCGTCGGACCCTGCGGTCCTGTTTGGCAACCTCAGCTATGTCTGGACCCGGGAAGAGAACGAGGGACCGGACAATGGTGGCAAGGTTGATGCTGGCGACGTGATCCGGTTCGGGTTCGGAATGGGCTTCGCATTCAACGAGCGGACCTCCTTCAGCCTGAGTTACGACCACTCGATCATTCGCAAGACAGCTATTGAACTGGACAACAACCTGTTCGATGCCAACTTCGACCGGATCCACGTTGGCACCCTGTCGTTCGGACTGTCCCAGCGACTGTCACCGGATGCCAGCCTGAACCTCTCGGTCGGTGTCGGCGTTACCGACAGCGCCCCAAACACCGAGATCACGCTGCGGCTGCCGTTCAGCCTCTGA
- a CDS encoding C39 family peptidase, whose translation MVSKVLMAAGLGALLALWPPAHGGTVAVPGIAGSLEVPVTSFQAQRFRSVMRQQFDFSCGSAALASLLTYHYNDPVSEQDVFTGMFEVANLEKVRQEGFSMLDMKRYLEQRGYRADGFRMPLDGLRTKVRLPVIVLVSFDGYRHFVIIKGISDNAVLVGDPARGLKEYSKTEFLEHWDGAAFVIRSHLEQGRASFLLAGDWSGIARAPLSSAQEPSTIGHSLPYWPSSREW comes from the coding sequence ATGGTGTCCAAGGTCTTGATGGCGGCAGGCCTGGGGGCTTTGCTGGCGCTTTGGCCCCCGGCCCACGGCGGAACCGTCGCGGTGCCGGGTATTGCTGGCAGCCTGGAGGTGCCGGTCACCAGCTTTCAGGCTCAGCGATTCCGCTCCGTCATGCGTCAGCAGTTCGATTTCAGCTGTGGATCTGCCGCTCTCGCCTCTCTGTTGACCTATCACTATAACGACCCGGTGTCGGAGCAGGACGTGTTCACGGGCATGTTTGAGGTTGCCAACCTCGAGAAGGTCCGGCAGGAAGGTTTCTCCATGCTCGATATGAAACGGTATCTGGAACAGCGTGGGTACAGGGCGGATGGTTTCCGGATGCCACTCGATGGGCTGCGCACGAAAGTCCGGTTGCCGGTCATCGTGCTGGTCAGTTTTGACGGCTACCGCCACTTCGTGATTATCAAGGGCATCAGTGACAACGCGGTGCTGGTGGGTGACCCCGCCCGCGGTCTCAAGGAGTACAGCAAAACGGAGTTTCTGGAACACTGGGATGGTGCTGCGTTTGTCATACGCAGTCACCTTGAGCAGGGACGAGCCAGTTTCCTGCTGGCTGGCGACTGGTCTGGTATCGCCCGAGCGCCGCTCTCCAGCGCCCAGGAACCGTCAACGATTGGCCATAGCTTGCCGTATTGGCCCTCATCCAGGGAGTGGTGA
- a CDS encoding ChaN family lipoprotein: MNQVTLVTLTLLVSTFLLMNGCAAMPDAPAPEPLSAPMSQYDARIVAPPGNRPLGIEELAERLAGTDVVVVGEYHGHHASHLLQSGLQQALYRQHRQQVLSMEQFDLDHQDALNRYLAGDIGEAEMIEDAEAWDNYRGAYRPLVEFARLHDLPVIAANAPAHVVRCVGRQGPEYLDNLPEPVRHSLPAKPFLDIPAYREKFMAAIGASHRADSTMKERMSNTYKAQLLRDNTMAERILQARSQYPEHQILHITGTFHSEQGLGTVALLKQRAPAVSVAVISPVVWPREDDTPPLAENRTHGDYLYLIQPLPEEFRDPERARKAMAERFSTSARTDCD, from the coding sequence ATGAATCAAGTTACTCTGGTTACTCTGACACTGCTGGTTTCCACTTTCCTGTTGATGAATGGATGCGCCGCCATGCCCGATGCCCCGGCCCCGGAACCGCTCTCAGCGCCCATGAGCCAATACGATGCCCGCATCGTGGCGCCGCCTGGCAACAGGCCCCTTGGTATCGAGGAACTGGCCGAACGGCTGGCCGGTACCGATGTGGTGGTTGTCGGAGAATATCATGGCCATCATGCCTCGCATCTCCTGCAATCAGGCCTTCAGCAGGCCCTGTACCGGCAGCACCGGCAGCAGGTCCTGTCCATGGAGCAGTTCGACCTTGATCATCAGGATGCCCTGAACCGGTACCTGGCTGGCGACATCGGCGAAGCCGAAATGATTGAAGACGCAGAGGCCTGGGACAACTACCGCGGCGCCTACCGGCCCCTGGTGGAGTTTGCGCGCCTGCATGACCTGCCGGTGATCGCTGCCAACGCCCCGGCCCATGTGGTTCGCTGCGTGGGCCGACAGGGGCCAGAGTATCTCGACAATCTGCCTGAGCCAGTCAGACACTCCCTGCCAGCAAAGCCCTTCCTGGACATTCCCGCCTACCGGGAGAAGTTCATGGCCGCCATCGGCGCCAGCCACCGGGCAGACAGCACGATGAAGGAGCGCATGAGCAACACCTACAAGGCCCAGCTCCTGCGGGACAACACCATGGCCGAGCGCATTCTCCAGGCACGCTCACAATACCCGGAACACCAGATCCTGCACATCACCGGCACCTTCCACAGCGAGCAGGGCCTGGGAACGGTCGCCCTGCTGAAGCAACGGGCGCCGGCGGTTTCCGTTGCGGTGATCAGCCCGGTTGTCTGGCCCCGGGAGGACGACACCCCACCCCTGGCAGAGAACCGTACCCATGGCGACTATCTCTACCTGATCCAGCCCCTGCCGGAGGAATTCCGTGACCCGGAGCGCGCACGCAAGGCCATGGCCGAGCGCTTCAGCACGTCCGCCCGCACGGACTGTGACTGA
- a CDS encoding isocitrate lyase, with the protein MPYAKDVDQIASLLKQHPTWNAINPKHAARMRAQNKFKTGLDIAKYTAKIMREDMANYDKDSSQYTQSLGCWHGFIGQQKLLSIKKHFGTTKRRYLYLSGWMVAALRSEFGPLPDQSMHEKTAVSGLIEELYTFLRQADAWELNHLFRALEEAEKAGDNAKAEELIKQIDNHETHVVPIIADIDAGFGNAEATYLLAKQMIEAGACCIQIENQVSDEKQCGHQDGKVTVPHADFLSKINAVRLAFLELGVDDGVIVARTDSLGAGLTQKLAVTDEPGDLGDQYNSFLDGDYIEDASEINNGDVVIKSNGKLMKPKRLASGLFQFRPGTGEDRVVLDCITSLQNGADLLWIETEKPHVGQIAGMVNRIREVVPDAKLVYNNSPSFNWTLNFRQQVFDAWKEEGKDVSAYDRDKLMSEEYDNTELGQLADQWCQNFQRDASREAGIFHHLITLPTYHTAALSTDNLAKGYFGDEGMLAYVAGVQRKEIRQGIATVKHQDMAGSNIGDDHKEFFAGDAALKAGGKDNTMNQFG; encoded by the coding sequence ATGCCCTACGCAAAAGACGTTGACCAGATTGCTTCCCTGTTGAAGCAGCACCCGACCTGGAACGCCATCAACCCGAAGCACGCCGCTCGCATGCGCGCCCAGAACAAATTCAAGACCGGTCTGGATATCGCCAAGTACACCGCCAAGATCATGCGCGAAGACATGGCGAACTACGACAAGGACAGCTCCCAGTACACCCAGTCCCTGGGCTGCTGGCACGGCTTCATCGGTCAGCAGAAGCTGCTGTCCATCAAGAAGCACTTCGGTACCACCAAGCGTCGTTACCTGTACCTGTCTGGCTGGATGGTTGCGGCCCTGCGTTCCGAGTTCGGCCCGCTGCCTGACCAGTCCATGCACGAGAAGACTGCCGTATCCGGTCTGATCGAAGAACTGTACACCTTCCTGCGTCAGGCGGATGCCTGGGAACTGAACCACCTGTTCCGCGCCCTGGAAGAAGCCGAGAAAGCCGGCGACAACGCCAAGGCTGAAGAGCTGATCAAGCAGATCGACAACCACGAAACCCACGTTGTGCCGATCATTGCCGACATCGACGCTGGTTTCGGTAACGCGGAAGCGACTTACCTGCTGGCCAAGCAGATGATCGAAGCCGGTGCCTGCTGCATCCAGATCGAAAACCAGGTATCCGACGAGAAGCAGTGTGGTCACCAGGACGGCAAGGTTACCGTTCCCCACGCCGACTTCCTGTCCAAGATCAACGCTGTGCGTCTGGCGTTCCTGGAGCTGGGCGTGGACGACGGTGTTATCGTTGCCCGTACCGACTCCCTGGGCGCTGGCCTGACCCAGAAGCTGGCCGTCACCGACGAGCCGGGCGACCTGGGCGACCAGTACAACAGCTTCCTCGACGGTGATTACATTGAGGACGCTTCTGAAATCAACAACGGCGACGTGGTCATCAAGTCCAACGGCAAGCTGATGAAGCCCAAGCGTCTGGCTTCCGGCCTGTTCCAGTTCCGTCCGGGCACTGGCGAAGACCGTGTTGTTCTGGACTGCATTACCAGCCTGCAGAACGGTGCTGACCTGCTGTGGATCGAAACCGAGAAGCCCCACGTTGGCCAGATCGCCGGCATGGTAAACCGCATCCGTGAAGTGGTGCCCGATGCCAAGCTGGTCTACAACAACAGCCCGTCGTTCAACTGGACCCTGAACTTCCGTCAGCAGGTATTCGACGCCTGGAAGGAAGAAGGCAAGGACGTATCTGCCTACGACCGTGACAAGCTGATGAGTGAAGAGTACGACAACACCGAGCTGGGTCAGCTGGCTGACCAGTGGTGCCAGAACTTCCAGCGTGACGCGTCTCGCGAAGCGGGTATCTTCCACCACCTGATCACGCTGCCGACGTACCACACAGCGGCCCTGTCCACCGACAACCTGGCCAAGGGCTACTTCGGCGACGAAGGCATGCTGGCCTACGTTGCGGGTGTACAGCGCAAGGAAATCCGTCAGGGTATCGCCACCGTCAAGCACCAGGATATGGCGGGTTCCAACATCGGCGACGACCACAAGGAATTCTTCGCTGGTGACGCGGCCTTGAAGGCCGGTGGTAAAGACAACACCATGAACCAGTTCGGCTAA
- a CDS encoding dentin sialophosphoprotein, which translates to MNTKKALLAAAIAMTMGISGLAYADQGGDGDPNTNADNTSTANNGYSGNTDSANDNSTNTDNSNNSDNSDNSDSSDNSTNVADSFKIAESGNDMSDNSDNSDNSDNSDNSTSVNDSFKIADSGNDNSDNSTSVADSANDSSDNSINTAITDSGNDSSDNSTNVADSGNDSSDNSTNVADSGNDNSDNSINVADSGNDNSDNSTNVADSGNDSSDNSTNIADSGNTTVSGSGNDSSDNSVVLELDVFLNNADLDGSVSGVSANYGDANGRRSYTEARASNEISGGSANFTGVGAFAQNAGVGSVTQANVSVMSNLSTQ; encoded by the coding sequence ATGAACACCAAGAAAGCACTGCTAGCTGCTGCCATCGCAATGACCATGGGTATTTCCGGCCTGGCCTACGCGGATCAGGGGGGTGATGGAGATCCCAACACCAATGCGGACAACACCTCCACTGCCAATAACGGTTACTCCGGTAATACCGATTCGGCAAACGATAACTCCACCAACACGGACAACTCGAACAACTCGGATAACTCCGATAATTCCGACAGCTCCGACAACAGCACCAACGTGGCGGATTCGTTCAAGATTGCCGAAAGCGGCAATGACATGTCGGATAACTCCGATAATTCAGACAACTCTGATAATTCGGACAACAGCACCAGCGTGAACGACTCGTTCAAGATCGCTGATAGTGGCAACGACAACTCGGACAATTCCACCAGCGTTGCCGACAGTGCGAACGACAGTTCCGACAATTCCATCAACACCGCGATCACTGACAGTGGCAACGACAGTTCCGACAACTCCACCAATGTGGCGGACAGCGGTAATGACAGTTCGGACAACTCCACCAACGTGGCGGACAGCGGCAACGACAACTCGGATAATTCGATCAACGTTGCCGACAGTGGTAATGACAACTCGGATAACTCGACCAACGTCGCTGACAGCGGAAACGACAGCTCCGACAACTCCACCAACATTGCGGACAGTGGCAACACCACAGTGTCTGGCAGTGGCAACGACAGCTCCGACAATTCCGTGGTGCTGGAGCTGGATGTGTTCCTGAACAACGCCGATCTGGACGGTTCCGTCTCCGGTGTGTCTGCGAACTACGGCGATGCCAACGGGCGCCGCTCCTACACCGAAGCCCGGGCCTCCAATGAAATCTCCGGAGGTTCTGCGAACTTCACCGGTGTCGGGGCCTTTGCCCAGAATGCCGGCGTGGGCAGCGTGACCCAGGCTAATGTGAGTGTCATGTCCAATCTGTCTACCCAATAG
- a CDS encoding sigma-54-dependent transcriptional regulator produces the protein MEEKRPLVWLSAAYPDFLASEPVFRGWRLLYYSLKPMPDSFGSAMPDINPEARVGVFDTSALASDALAALEKILEYLPLERWVAIVEADQLRNPELRRLIQRFCSDYHTRPLRPQRLGAFIGHLWGMSVLQASLPDTRSGTYHNCALVGNSPGIVRVRNLLQRFAQTDEPVHIDGENGTGKEAAAKYIHGLSARRGKPLVVVNCAALPPSLTQNELFGHEKGAFTHAMSAQKGRIEAAQGGTLLLMGIDELSTEQQSAILRFLQEGVIERLGSTHPIRIDTRLIATSTRPLDQLVEVGAFRSDVFYRLGSLHVRMPPLRERRMDLPALVTGLLSATASGGRGLRLTDSAMVSLTEHAWPGNLRELQNRLGQALLLSEGPRIEPQDLGFPVATENARTELSLDAFRSRADREAISVSLALARNNVSAAARLLRISRVSMYRLMEKHQLHHGKAGWNTGRE, from the coding sequence ATGGAGGAAAAACGACCGCTCGTTTGGTTGTCGGCGGCATACCCGGATTTTCTCGCCAGCGAGCCCGTGTTCCGTGGCTGGCGACTGCTGTATTACTCATTAAAGCCAATGCCGGACAGCTTCGGGAGCGCCATGCCGGACATCAACCCGGAAGCCAGAGTCGGAGTATTTGACACCAGCGCACTGGCGTCAGACGCCCTGGCAGCGCTCGAAAAAATTCTCGAGTACCTCCCTCTGGAACGGTGGGTTGCCATTGTCGAAGCCGACCAGCTTCGCAACCCCGAGCTGCGCCGCCTGATTCAACGATTCTGTTCCGATTACCACACCCGGCCACTGCGGCCTCAGCGCCTTGGCGCGTTTATCGGACACCTGTGGGGCATGTCCGTGCTGCAGGCAAGCCTCCCGGATACCCGGTCGGGCACCTACCACAACTGTGCACTTGTCGGTAACTCGCCGGGTATCGTGAGGGTCCGGAACTTACTGCAACGGTTTGCCCAAACCGACGAGCCGGTACACATCGATGGTGAAAACGGCACCGGCAAGGAGGCGGCGGCCAAGTACATCCACGGGCTCTCGGCGAGACGGGGCAAGCCCCTGGTGGTGGTAAACTGCGCCGCCCTACCGCCGTCACTGACCCAGAATGAGCTCTTCGGTCATGAAAAAGGGGCCTTCACCCACGCCATGAGCGCCCAGAAAGGGCGGATTGAGGCAGCCCAAGGCGGCACCCTGCTTCTGATGGGCATTGATGAACTTTCAACCGAGCAGCAATCCGCCATTCTCCGCTTCCTGCAGGAGGGTGTCATCGAGCGGCTGGGCTCCACTCACCCGATACGGATCGATACCCGGCTGATCGCCACCAGCACCCGCCCTCTGGACCAACTGGTTGAGGTGGGAGCCTTCCGGAGTGACGTGTTTTACCGGCTGGGGAGCCTGCATGTTCGCATGCCCCCGCTCCGGGAACGCCGGATGGACCTTCCGGCACTGGTTACCGGCCTGTTGTCGGCGACTGCCTCGGGAGGACGCGGCCTTCGTCTCACTGATTCGGCCATGGTCTCCCTGACCGAGCACGCCTGGCCCGGCAATCTCCGCGAGCTCCAGAACCGCCTGGGGCAGGCGCTGCTGCTCAGCGAAGGGCCCCGCATTGAGCCCCAGGATCTTGGTTTTCCCGTCGCCACCGAGAACGCTCGAACAGAACTTTCCCTCGATGCTTTCCGTTCCCGGGCCGACCGTGAAGCGATCTCGGTCAGTCTTGCCCTGGCCCGGAACAACGTCTCGGCAGCCGCAAGACTGCTCAGGATCTCACGGGTCTCGATGTACCGGCTGATGGAAAAACACCAGTTGCACCACGGAAAAGCGGGGTGGAACACAGGACGCGAGTAA
- a CDS encoding CASTOR/POLLUX-related putative ion channel, which yields MLPFRLIDRLKFIVERQLVKGAGFQLLVVAVFIGLISLVGGLLVVPQGGDFEDPGSAIWWAFLRLTDPGYLGDDVGTWQRFVSTLLTVSGYVVFMGTLVAILTRWLIAKMADLERGLTPVTLKNHIVVLGWTSQTLPLLSELLGSSGRMRRFLEKHDAQKLNLVVLSEDASAAQVHEIRSEPGIRRRARQVILRSGSAIQPDALHRVACLDAAAVIVPSAAHEAGSLVTSDVETVKALLSIAAQARYLKMSLPFVVAEIQDVRKLPVIERAYPGAVEVVGGDATISRLMVQNILHPGLSEAYNELLTAGEGNEIYIRGGESLAGMTLAELAAARPEVIVLGLLKPRETGWEVCLLAPSDTPIGPKDRVVIMARDYSETEPDAKRTPLPIIDRGPAVRVSPPADRIHHRVLVMGWNRRVPSLVAEFLSYSHRRFEVDLVSVVPKAEREQAIARYVDDDGRVVCRHIEADYMVEGELRRIGPANYDTVILLSSDRLASGEEADARAMVGYLQLEDILAESSHRPQLIMELSDPDNRHLLEGHQSEMLISPMILSHILAQVALRRELRVVLDELFTVGGAEIQFRNPENYPLPASSTFQTLEKIVAAEGELALGVFRAIPDSRGRHLQLNPARQDYLELQPGDQLVVLCLT from the coding sequence ATGCTGCCATTCCGGCTTATCGACAGACTGAAATTCATCGTGGAGAGGCAACTGGTCAAGGGCGCCGGATTCCAGCTCCTGGTGGTGGCCGTGTTCATCGGTCTGATCTCGCTGGTGGGCGGGCTGCTGGTGGTGCCCCAGGGCGGCGACTTCGAGGACCCCGGATCCGCCATCTGGTGGGCGTTCCTGAGGCTGACCGATCCCGGTTACCTGGGTGATGACGTCGGCACCTGGCAGCGATTTGTCTCCACACTGCTGACGGTGAGCGGCTATGTTGTCTTCATGGGTACTCTGGTGGCCATCCTGACCCGTTGGTTGATCGCCAAGATGGCCGATCTGGAGCGTGGGCTGACGCCGGTGACCCTGAAAAACCACATAGTGGTGCTGGGCTGGACCAGCCAGACCCTGCCGCTGCTGTCTGAACTGCTCGGCTCCAGTGGGCGTATGCGACGCTTCCTGGAAAAGCACGACGCCCAGAAACTGAACCTGGTGGTGCTGTCCGAGGATGCCTCGGCGGCCCAGGTGCATGAAATACGAAGCGAGCCCGGGATCCGGCGTCGGGCGCGGCAGGTTATCCTGCGATCGGGCTCGGCGATCCAGCCGGATGCGTTGCATCGGGTGGCCTGCCTGGATGCCGCCGCGGTGATTGTGCCCAGTGCCGCCCACGAGGCGGGCAGCCTGGTCACGTCGGATGTGGAAACGGTCAAGGCGCTGCTGTCCATCGCTGCCCAGGCCCGCTACCTGAAAATGTCGCTGCCGTTCGTGGTGGCGGAAATTCAGGATGTCCGCAAACTGCCAGTGATCGAGCGCGCCTATCCCGGCGCGGTGGAAGTGGTGGGTGGCGACGCCACCATCAGCCGCCTGATGGTGCAGAATATCCTCCATCCGGGGCTTTCCGAGGCCTACAACGAGCTGCTCACGGCCGGCGAGGGTAATGAAATCTACATCCGCGGCGGTGAGTCCCTGGCCGGTATGACCCTGGCCGAGCTGGCGGCGGCGCGTCCGGAGGTCATTGTCCTGGGCCTGCTCAAGCCCCGGGAAACGGGTTGGGAAGTGTGCCTGCTGGCGCCTTCGGACACTCCCATCGGCCCGAAAGACCGGGTAGTGATCATGGCCCGGGATTATTCCGAAACCGAGCCCGACGCCAAGCGCACGCCTTTGCCGATCATCGATCGTGGCCCGGCGGTGCGGGTCAGCCCGCCGGCCGACCGGATTCACCACCGGGTCCTGGTGATGGGCTGGAACCGACGCGTGCCCAGCCTGGTGGCCGAGTTTTTGAGCTACAGTCACCGCCGGTTCGAGGTGGATCTGGTGTCCGTGGTGCCCAAGGCAGAGCGGGAACAGGCCATTGCCCGGTACGTCGACGACGATGGTCGCGTGGTCTGTCGCCATATCGAGGCGGATTACATGGTCGAGGGCGAACTGAGGCGGATCGGGCCGGCCAATTACGACACCGTGATCCTGCTCAGCAGTGACCGCCTGGCCTCGGGCGAGGAGGCCGACGCCAGGGCCATGGTAGGGTATCTGCAACTGGAGGATATTCTTGCCGAGTCGTCGCATCGGCCGCAACTGATCATGGAACTGAGCGATCCGGACAACCGGCATTTGCTGGAGGGACACCAGAGCGAAATGCTCATCAGTCCGATGATTCTCAGCCACATTCTGGCCCAGGTTGCCCTGCGCCGGGAGTTGCGCGTGGTGCTGGATGAGCTGTTTACCGTGGGCGGCGCGGAAATCCAGTTCCGCAACCCGGAGAACTATCCCCTGCCGGCAAGCTCTACCTTCCAGACCTTGGAAAAAATTGTCGCCGCTGAGGGCGAACTGGCCCTGGGCGTGTTCCGAGCCATTCCGGACTCGCGGGGCCGGCATCTGCAACTGAATCCTGCCCGCCAGGACTATCTGGAACTCCAGCCCGGGGACCAGCTGGTGGTACTCTGCCTGACCTGA
- the dauA gene encoding C4-dicarboxylic acid transporter DauA → MPHRAHLFSLRLAHAFREACLDERYRGRRLLRDLMAGVTVGIIAIPLAMALAIASGVAPQYGLYTAIIAGFVIALTGGSRFSISGPTAAFVVILYPIAQTYGLGGLLLATLMSGVLLVAMAVMRLGRLIEYIPESVTLGFTAGIAVVIAILQIPDFLGLPIGDLPGHFWQKLVTLAGALPQMDRVSALIAGLTLAVMLLWPRLKTPVPPHLPALVIGSLLALWCNAQGAGVATIGSSFTYLLPDGSEGAGIPPFLPEFVWPWQQAGASGEAIGFSWSLFRDLLPAAFAIAMLGAIESLLCAVVLDGMTGKRHSANSELMGQGLGNIVTPFFGGITATAAIARSAANYRAGAESPVSAMVHSLVVLLALVTLSGVLAYLPMPAMAALLVMVAWNMSEAPKAVHLLKTAPRSDILVFLTCFSLTVLLDMVIAITTGVLLAAVLFMREMARMTRVTDITAGSRVAGRGLPEGWRVFKINGPLFFAAADRIFGELAVMSRDARGFILYMDGVTVLDGGGLAALNKLIVTCQREGTEVVIADLQFQPLRTLARAGVAPIKGVSRYTSSLDEALRLVSAETPT, encoded by the coding sequence ATGCCGCACCGCGCCCATCTGTTTTCCCTTCGCCTGGCTCACGCCTTTCGCGAAGCCTGCCTGGATGAGCGTTACCGGGGGCGGCGTTTGCTGCGTGATCTGATGGCCGGCGTTACCGTAGGCATCATCGCCATCCCGCTGGCCATGGCGCTGGCCATCGCCAGTGGCGTGGCGCCTCAGTACGGCCTGTATACCGCGATTATCGCCGGCTTTGTCATTGCCCTGACCGGTGGCAGCCGGTTCAGTATCTCCGGCCCCACCGCCGCCTTCGTGGTGATTCTGTACCCCATCGCCCAGACCTACGGCCTGGGCGGGTTGCTGCTCGCCACCCTGATGTCCGGTGTTCTGCTGGTAGCCATGGCCGTGATGCGCCTGGGGCGATTGATCGAATATATTCCCGAGTCCGTTACCCTGGGCTTTACCGCCGGCATCGCCGTGGTGATTGCCATCCTTCAAATACCGGATTTTCTCGGGCTGCCCATCGGCGACCTGCCCGGGCACTTCTGGCAGAAACTGGTGACACTGGCTGGCGCGCTGCCGCAGATGGACCGGGTCAGTGCGCTCATTGCCGGCCTGACCCTCGCGGTGATGTTGCTCTGGCCCCGGCTGAAAACGCCGGTGCCGCCCCACCTTCCCGCGCTGGTGATTGGCAGCCTGCTGGCGCTCTGGTGCAATGCCCAGGGCGCCGGTGTCGCAACCATTGGCTCAAGCTTCACCTATCTGCTTCCGGATGGCTCCGAGGGGGCGGGCATTCCACCGTTCCTGCCCGAGTTCGTCTGGCCCTGGCAGCAGGCGGGCGCCTCCGGCGAGGCCATCGGCTTTTCATGGTCACTGTTCCGGGATCTGCTGCCCGCCGCCTTTGCCATTGCCATGCTCGGTGCCATCGAATCACTGCTGTGCGCGGTGGTGCTGGATGGCATGACCGGCAAACGTCACAGTGCCAACAGTGAACTGATGGGGCAGGGCCTGGGCAATATCGTCACGCCGTTCTTCGGGGGTATCACCGCCACCGCCGCGATAGCCCGCTCGGCCGCCAATTACCGGGCCGGAGCCGAATCACCGGTCTCGGCCATGGTGCACTCCCTCGTGGTGCTGCTGGCACTGGTGACCCTGTCAGGCGTGCTGGCGTACCTTCCCATGCCCGCCATGGCGGCCCTGCTGGTGATGGTGGCCTGGAACATGAGTGAGGCCCCCAAGGCCGTGCACCTGCTGAAAACCGCCCCTCGCAGTGACATCCTCGTGTTTCTCACCTGTTTCTCCCTGACGGTGCTGCTGGACATGGTGATTGCAATCACGACCGGTGTATTGCTGGCGGCGGTACTGTTCATGCGTGAGATGGCGCGGATGACGCGGGTAACGGACATTACCGCTGGCAGTCGGGTCGCTGGCAGGGGGCTGCCCGAGGGGTGGCGGGTGTTCAAAATCAATGGTCCGCTGTTCTTTGCAGCGGCAGACCGGATCTTCGGCGAGCTGGCCGTCATGTCCCGCGATGCTCGCGGGTTTATCCTCTATATGGACGGAGTCACCGTGCTCGACGGCGGCGGCCTGGCCGCACTGAACAAGCTGATTGTCACCTGTCAGCGGGAAGGGACCGAGGTTGTCATTGCCGATCTGCAGTTTCAGCCCCTCCGGACCCTGGCCCGTGCCGGTGTGGCACCCATCAAGGGCGTGAGCCGCTATACTTCGTCTCTGGACGAGGCCCTGCGGCTTGTCAGTGCAGAAACACCCACATAA